The segment GTCGCGCAGCCACCCGGCGCATCACCGCAACTCCGGCGGTGGCGACACCGGCCATCGCGATCGGAATCGCGAGATACTGAAAATGGTCCGCGACGTAGGAGAACGAGAACGAGAATACCTTCAGAAACCCGAGCACCGGGAAAAGCGTCCCCGCGTAGAGGAGCCACCAGGCGAGCGGACCGCGGGAGCGCCGACGCCAAAGCCATAGCGCAGCCGTGACCGCAACCGCCGCCAACAGGTGAAGGCTCCAGCCGCGCGACTCCGCCGCGACGTCCCAGAGCGGGTAGAAAAACGTGAGGCCCGCCGGCCAGAGCAGCTGGCCGAGCGAAAACCAAAGCACGCGGGCGGCGAGCAACGTGCGCTCCAGCAGCGAAAGATCCGGCACGACGAGGTTCGCCCCCACCCACTCGCCTTCGACTGAACGCGTCAGCAGTCCCGCCGCGAGCGCCATCGCAAACCAAGGCAGCAGCGGCAGCACGTCTCGTCGCCACGCGAGTCGTCCGTGTTGCCACCAACTCAGCACGAGCAGCGCTGCGGGCAGCGTGACCGTCATCGTTTTCGCTCCGAGCGCCAGCAGGAAACAGCCGAACGCCCACGCATACGCCGGACCGCTCCGCCGCTGCTGGAACTCGAGGTAGCCCAATGCCGACAACAAATAGAACAGCGTCGAGAGCGTGTTCTTCTGCTCGGTGATCCACGCGACGGACTCGACACAGACCGGATGCACTACAAACAGCGCCGCGGCCAGCCACGCGGCCGCCGAATCTGACCCGAGCCGGCGCAAGCACAACGCGAGGAGCACCGCATTGCCGACGTGCAGCAGCACGTTGAGCAGATGATAGCCGAGCATCGACTCACCCCAGAGCGCGTGCTCGATCCAAAACGCGGTGTGCAGGACCGGGTAGTATTCCTGCGTCGCGCCGATCTCGAACCAGATCCGCCACAGTCCGTGCCAGCCCTGCAGTCCGAGCCGGGTCACGTGGGCGGGATCGTCCCACAGCATTGCTCCGCGGAGCGCCGGCGCATACGCGAGCAGCGCCAGCACGATCAGGCCCCCGCTGGCGGCGAGCAGGCCACCGACGGACCGGAGCCGAACCGCGGTGATCGATGAGGCGGAGTCGTTCATCCCGTTGGGTCGCGAAGGCGGCGACGAATCTGTGCGGAAAATCCGGATGCGCAATCCGGGCGAAAAAAAGCGCCTCCCGCAGGAGGCGCTTCGAGGAGCCACCGGAGCAGATCAGAACGCGAACGAGTTCGTCAGCGTGATCTGCTGATGCGGCGATATTCGATACGTCGCCGGGGTGCCGTCGGGCTGAACCGTGACGGGGATCAGCTCGTTGCCTTTCCCAACGTTCATCACGTTCAGCTGCACGTTCCACTCGATGTCCTGCGAGAACACCTTGCGGGGCAGCCGCCGTCGATAGCCGACCCATAGGTCGAAATAGGCCTCCGCCGGCCCGTAGTACGGATTCGCCAGATCGAAGGCGATATCCGAGCCGAGCGGATCGCCCACCGGACGGTTGCCGAGCGCGTTCTTGCCCTGCCAGCGCACGCCGCCGCCGACGTTGAAGCCCTTGAGCGCGCCCTCGTCGAAGGCATAGTTGGTGATCGCGTTGAAGCGCCACTCGCGCAGCTCGGAGGCCTTGGTGCCTTCCGACAGCGCTTTCTGCGCCCAGTTGGAACCGACGCTGTTGAACCACTGCCGCAGCGTGGTGTCGTTGCCGGCGCCGCCCCACCAGATGCGGAGGTCGCCCGCCGCCGTGGTGCGGATCGCCTTTTCATAGGCGGTGATGAACTCGCGCAGATTGGCGCCGCCGACGTTCGAGCGCGTGGCGTTGACCTGCGTGGCGTTGAAGGTGAGCCGCCAGTTGCGCGTCGGGTTCGCGTTGAACTCGATCTCGTAGCCGTGCGACTCGCTGTCCTCGGTGACCGTGAAGCCCTGCGGCTGGGCGGCGGCGATGGGCTTGGTGAGGTCGTTCAGGTTGATGCCCCACGCGGCGTAGAAGCGCGGATCGACCTGCTTCTGCCACACGCGCCAGGCGTCCACGGCGGCTTTCTCGCGGCTCTGCGCCTGGTCGATCGTTTCGCCGATGTCGGTGCCGTAGTTGTAGAGCGTGTTCGTCGGGTCGAAGTCCGGATTGCCCGGGATGAACGTCGACGTGTAGCCCGGCGGATTGGCCGCGCCCGCGGGCCGGTTGTTCGCCTGATGACTGATGATGTAGGACTGGTTGTCGATCGCCAGGTCGTATTCGAACTGGTTGGCCCAGTTGCCGCCGTACTGCTGCGACGTGCCGATGAAGCCCGAGTTGCCGAGCGTCGAACTGCTGGCGTCCTTCAGCGTCGTGATGAATTTGTTGATCTTGAGCGAATACTTCCCGTCCTTCGTCTCGAGCAGGATGCCGCGGTCGATCGTCTTGCCCGAGGGCGGTGAAAGCGGCTCGCCGTAAACATCCACGCGACGCGCGTCCGGCTGGAAGTTGGAGGACGAGTTGTAGAACAGCGTGATGTCGATCGGCAGCCGCTCCAGCATCTTCGAGAGATACGGCAGGTCGTTGACGTGAGTCACCACGCTGTAGGAGCGCGAGATCGCCTTGATCGTGTTGATGGGATCGCTGGGGAGCGCGTAGCCGCCGTTCTTGTCGAGGTCGAGGTAGCCGGGCACCGGCGTATTGCCGGCAGTCAGCGACTTGCCCCAGGCCTTCGCGGTGTCCTCGCGGTAGCCGAGCGTGCCGATGATCGACTTGTCCCACCAGTAACTCTGCCAGACGAGCGCCTTCGAGGTGACCTCGGTCTTGTTGCGCTGCGCGTCCGTCGTCAGGAGCGCGCGATAGTTCGGGCCCCACTCCGAGTCGACGATGTTGACGGGAATGTTCACGAACCCGCGATAGTTCGCCGGGTTTTCCGATTGGAAGGAGTTATAGGCGCCGCGCTCGTTCGCCGTGGTGGCCGGGTTGTCGAATAGATTAAACGGCGGAATATTCGGGTAGTATTCATTCGCCCAATAGTCCGCCGGATTGACGTTGGTCGCCGTCCACGTGGAGTCGAAGGTGCGCACGTTCAACGTGGCCGGCACCTCCACGCGCGCTGTCGCGCGGGGGATGTTGGAGCCCGCCGCGGTGTTGCGGCCGCTCAACGAATCGCCGAGGTAGATGATCCGATTCACCGACACGTCCGGGGCGTTAAACCGGAAATTCGTGCGGCCGATGAAATTCAGATAGTTGGGATCGCGCGCCGAGTAGCGGGCCCACGTGCGGTTGTCGGTCTCCTGTTTGTCCTTCGAATACAGCCCGGTGAGGATGTGCTTGCCGAGGATGCGGGTGAGCAGGTTCTTGTGCCCGTTGCGATTGAAGTCGTGGGAGAAGAAGCCCGTGAGCCGCAGGGCGTCGCGCCGGCTGACATACTCGGTGTTGCCGCCCTGGCCGCTGTCGCTGATGAAGGGCCGGCCGACGTTCGGATTCGGCGTGCCGTCGAGGAACGGCTCGCCGTTTTTGCCGGCGGGCGTGCCGTCGTTATAGACGCTGTTGATGTCGATGAAGATCGCCTGCTGGCTGCCGGTGAGCAGCGCGAGCTGGCCGCGCTTGAAGTCCTCGTGCTGCACGTTGGCCTCGAAGCCGAACGTGTCGTCCATGAACGTCTGCGCGAGGCTCACGTTGTAGGCGTTCCAGTCGTTCCACTCGTCCTTGTTCGGGCCGTCGATCAGGTTGTTGTAGAAATCGAACACCGTCGGATCCGTGAGGCTGACGGCC is part of the Opitutus terrae PB90-1 genome and harbors:
- a CDS encoding TonB-dependent receptor plug domain-containing protein, with the translated sequence MLSPFEVSASDDRGYAAAHTLAGNRLNTDLRDIGNAVTVITSQLLKDVQATNNETLLQYTAGTEVGSIRGNFAGLGDGAVLNEADRFTRPNANTRVRGLAAADNTRDFFLSDIPWDSFNLDRVDLQRGPNSILFGLGSPAGLLNAGLKQAGFRDTNEVGVRVDNWGSVRWVGNFNKVILPNELAARVDVLHEKNQFQQEPAFEDNRRAYGAFRYEPNFLKKGSARTILKANFENGNVRSNRPRSLPPLDRITPWFYTGTYNGVYKGTGQAIIDGVSTPVTFGQTRVFNNLNRETFNPFQLQDDNTGRPNHGQVRPVINGGPDAGKFNPGYNPWVGNFANQFSGIDSFYVNGGAALPGSNVVWEDYKTRGISSTGAIDGSLGRSFQRPGGVATYDAFATNAGLPYYQYGLYKAVSLTDPTVFDFYNNLIDGPNKDEWNDWNAYNVSLAQTFMDDTFGFEANVQHEDFKRGQLALLTGSQQAIFIDINSVYNDGTPAGKNGEPFLDGTPNPNVGRPFISDSGQGGNTEYVSRRDALRLTGFFSHDFNRNGHKNLLTRILGKHILTGLYSKDKQETDNRTWARYSARDPNYLNFIGRTNFRFNAPDVSVNRIIYLGDSLSGRNTAAGSNIPRATARVEVPATLNVRTFDSTWTATNVNPADYWANEYYPNIPPFNLFDNPATTANERGAYNSFQSENPANYRGFVNIPVNIVDSEWGPNYRALLTTDAQRNKTEVTSKALVWQSYWWDKSIIGTLGYREDTAKAWGKSLTAGNTPVPGYLDLDKNGGYALPSDPINTIKAISRSYSVVTHVNDLPYLSKMLERLPIDITLFYNSSSNFQPDARRVDVYGEPLSPPSGKTIDRGILLETKDGKYSLKINKFITTLKDASSSTLGNSGFIGTSQQYGGNWANQFEYDLAIDNQSYIISHQANNRPAGAANPPGYTSTFIPGNPDFDPTNTLYNYGTDIGETIDQAQSREKAAVDAWRVWQKQVDPRFYAAWGINLNDLTKPIAAAQPQGFTVTEDSESHGYEIEFNANPTRNWRLTFNATQVNATRSNVGGANLREFITAYEKAIRTTAAGDLRIWWGGAGNDTTLRQWFNSVGSNWAQKALSEGTKASELREWRFNAITNYAFDEGALKGFNVGGGVRWQGKNALGNRPVGDPLGSDIAFDLANPYYGPAEAYFDLWVGYRRRLPRKVFSQDIEWNVQLNVMNVGKGNELIPVTVQPDGTPATYRISPHQQITLTNSFAF
- a CDS encoding tetratricopeptide repeat protein, with the protein product MNDSASSITAVRLRSVGGLLAASGGLIVLALLAYAPALRGAMLWDDPAHVTRLGLQGWHGLWRIWFEIGATQEYYPVLHTAFWIEHALWGESMLGYHLLNVLLHVGNAVLLALCLRRLGSDSAAAWLAAALFVVHPVCVESVAWITEQKNTLSTLFYLLSALGYLEFQQRRSGPAYAWAFGCFLLALGAKTMTVTLPAALLVLSWWQHGRLAWRRDVLPLLPWFAMALAAGLLTRSVEGEWVGANLVVPDLSLLERTLLAARVLWFSLGQLLWPAGLTFFYPLWDVAAESRGWSLHLLAAVAVTAALWLWRRRSRGPLAWWLLYAGTLFPVLGFLKVFSFSFSYVADHFQYLAIPIAMAGVATAGVAVMRRVAARPRALAPALAVGVVLTLGLRARNQSRLYQDNETLFRANIAHNPQSWMGHHILADTVARTPGRRVEAIALFRRALELKPDNPDSLAALAALLVRAPGHRDEAIALFRRAVQLRPTFAEAHNGLANELAATPDGLAEAVEHYGTALRLRPKFALARANLAQALARIPGRAAEALACFDEVLRAMPDYAPAHFHRGNLLATVPGRMAEAIPDYEAVLRQLPDDPEAHLALGRVLTQLGRPADALPHLEAALRGQPNSAMVHAQLANALALLPGRLNEAIVHDEAALQIDPRLPWVRFNFALHLLEIAGRIEEALAQVQQALRLQPNYLEAENLRGIIHARLGDAAAARAAWTRALELDPTFAPARQNLQLLSGKTTR